One segment of Cerasicoccus sp. TK19100 DNA contains the following:
- a CDS encoding PP2C family protein-serine/threonine phosphatase, with protein MSTSVSSFSIRAFGQTDQGLMRSENEDSYFVSEPHQLFAVADGLGGLPEGSVASGLATEVINEYLAGLAPGDAVDFGSMFERVNLRVFEKGRSISADMGIGTTLTVAQFRQDRFHIGHVGDTGLVVFGKDSWRQVTRDHTMAQDMLDRLRPGEHAYIPEYFSHTLTRCIGQLASIKVDTYEDIIVPGERALLFSDGVTKTMEMDEIHEKILATDSPKDLVNEIIETANYRGGPDNVTAIAVYFDE; from the coding sequence ATGTCTACATCTGTATCCAGCTTTTCTATTCGTGCGTTTGGGCAAACCGATCAGGGGCTCATGCGTAGCGAGAATGAAGACAGTTATTTTGTTTCCGAGCCGCACCAGTTGTTCGCTGTAGCCGATGGCTTGGGCGGACTGCCTGAAGGATCGGTCGCCTCCGGCCTCGCAACAGAAGTCATCAATGAATACCTTGCCGGGCTTGCGCCGGGCGATGCCGTTGATTTCGGCAGCATGTTTGAGCGCGTGAACTTACGCGTGTTTGAAAAGGGCCGCTCAATCAGCGCCGATATGGGTATTGGCACGACTTTGACCGTTGCTCAGTTCCGTCAGGACCGCTTTCACATCGGTCATGTGGGTGACACCGGTCTGGTGGTATTCGGCAAAGACTCCTGGCGCCAAGTCACAAGGGACCATACCATGGCCCAGGATATGCTCGACCGTTTGCGCCCTGGGGAGCACGCCTATATCCCCGAATATTTCTCGCATACGCTCACGCGCTGTATTGGCCAACTGGCGAGTATCAAGGTGGATACCTACGAGGACATTATTGTTCCCGGTGAGCGCGCACTCTTGTTTTCCGATGGAGTCACCAAGACCATGGAAATGGACGAGATTCACGAAAAGATTCTCGCAACCGATTCGCCGAAAGACCTCGTGAACGAGATCATCGAAACGGCGAACTATCGCGGCGGCCCGGACAACGTGACGGCGATCGCGGTGTATTTTGACGAGTAG
- a CDS encoding ATP-dependent DNA helicase, whose product MISFRENAEAPDAAQYAKALVAASDNVFAETGWLADNLGLEHRPQQEAMAQAVIRNFVSDRPLLFEAGTGVGKSMAYLVPGIMRAVIARRPFLVSTHTIALQQQLLNSDIPLVRMLFQKTPELADYRNFKATLLVGRGNYLCGYRLSRAIATKSDLFGGPQVEDLQRIAEWSTLTKEGLRDELSPAPDSEVWEWVNADSSSCNKKNCTPETCFYRRALKARQESHLVVMNHSLLFSLIAAGLAPGNSAGVLYPEDYLVLDEAHTVPGIATDHYGLGISSYGVDRALKLLYNPSRKKGKGLLAKVGSTQDHRAVTEALAASEGFFNDLRSRLLRRQDIVRLHEEDWAVPVLHRPLGRVVDRLGILRTNVKDDHLKDELGDHRRRLHEMLTGLQHALELKHREHHVYWLELAGRKKSIVQIRSAPLDVAEALRKTLFDRGTSVLMTSATLASGGDMSPFARRAGAEGEDFAVESSPFDFENNLDIFIAEDAPQPTRGQGQLDRKFMTENIAACAHSMAGGVLALFTSYADLKAVGDQLAPLLHRSDRQLLMQGQGMSRAELKERFMEDGNAVLLGTESFWTGFDAPGPALTQVIITRLPFDVPTHPVLEARSEWIQQRGGNPFAEMTLPDAIMRFRQGVGRLLRKKTDHGRLVILDSRILHKEYGRYFLGALPKRDYKRYTRQTRDQLLGIA is encoded by the coding sequence ATGATCTCCTTCCGTGAAAACGCCGAGGCGCCGGACGCCGCTCAATACGCCAAAGCATTGGTTGCGGCGAGTGACAACGTCTTTGCTGAGACGGGGTGGCTGGCGGATAACCTTGGCTTGGAGCACCGGCCACAGCAGGAGGCGATGGCGCAGGCGGTGATCCGCAATTTCGTCAGCGACCGCCCACTGCTGTTCGAGGCGGGGACGGGCGTGGGCAAGTCGATGGCTTACCTGGTGCCAGGGATTATGCGGGCGGTGATTGCGCGACGGCCGTTTCTGGTGTCCACCCATACCATTGCGCTGCAGCAGCAGTTGCTCAACAGCGATATCCCCTTGGTGCGCATGCTGTTCCAAAAGACGCCCGAGCTGGCGGATTACCGGAATTTTAAGGCCACGCTCCTCGTCGGACGGGGCAATTACCTGTGCGGCTACCGGCTTTCGCGGGCCATTGCGACCAAGAGTGACCTCTTTGGCGGGCCGCAGGTGGAGGACCTGCAGCGCATTGCGGAGTGGTCGACGCTCACCAAGGAAGGCCTGCGCGACGAGCTCTCGCCGGCCCCGGATTCCGAGGTTTGGGAGTGGGTCAATGCCGACTCTTCCTCGTGTAACAAGAAGAACTGCACGCCGGAGACCTGCTTTTACCGGAGGGCGCTGAAGGCCCGCCAAGAGTCGCACTTGGTCGTGATGAACCACAGCCTGCTGTTCAGCCTGATCGCGGCGGGGCTGGCCCCAGGCAACAGCGCGGGAGTGCTTTACCCGGAGGACTATCTGGTGCTCGACGAGGCGCACACCGTGCCCGGCATTGCGACGGATCACTACGGGCTCGGCATCAGTAGTTACGGCGTCGACCGCGCGCTTAAGCTGCTCTACAACCCTAGCCGCAAGAAGGGCAAGGGGCTGCTGGCCAAGGTCGGCTCGACGCAGGATCATCGCGCGGTGACCGAGGCACTCGCCGCCAGTGAAGGCTTTTTCAATGACCTCCGCTCCCGCCTGCTCAGGCGGCAGGACATCGTGCGCCTGCACGAGGAAGACTGGGCCGTGCCCGTGTTGCACCGTCCATTGGGCCGGGTGGTGGACCGCCTGGGCATCTTGCGGACGAACGTCAAAGACGATCATTTAAAGGACGAACTGGGCGACCACCGCCGCCGCCTGCATGAGATGTTGACCGGCCTTCAGCACGCGCTGGAGCTCAAGCACCGCGAGCACCACGTGTATTGGTTGGAGCTGGCGGGACGGAAGAAAAGCATCGTGCAGATACGCTCGGCGCCGCTGGATGTCGCCGAGGCGTTGCGCAAGACGTTGTTTGACCGCGGCACCTCGGTGTTGATGACCAGCGCCACCCTCGCCAGCGGCGGCGACATGAGCCCGTTCGCGCGGCGGGCCGGGGCCGAGGGGGAGGATTTTGCCGTGGAAAGCTCGCCCTTTGATTTCGAGAACAACCTGGATATTTTCATCGCAGAAGACGCCCCTCAGCCGACGCGGGGGCAGGGGCAGCTGGACCGGAAATTCATGACGGAGAACATCGCCGCCTGCGCGCACTCCATGGCGGGTGGGGTGCTGGCGCTGTTTACTAGCTATGCCGACTTGAAGGCTGTGGGCGATCAGCTCGCGCCCTTGCTGCATCGCTCGGACCGCCAACTGCTCATGCAAGGGCAGGGCATGTCGCGTGCCGAGTTGAAGGAGCGTTTCATGGAGGACGGTAACGCGGTGCTGCTGGGCACGGAAAGCTTTTGGACAGGATTCGATGCGCCAGGGCCGGCCTTAACGCAGGTAATTATCACGCGCCTGCCGTTTGATGTGCCCACGCACCCGGTGCTTGAAGCGCGCTCGGAGTGGATTCAGCAGCGTGGCGGCAATCCGTTTGCCGAAATGACCTTACCCGATGCGATCATGCGTTTTCGGCAAGGCGTGGGCCGCCTGTTGCGAAAAAAGACGGACCATGGGCGCTTGGTGATACTTGATAGTCGGATATTACATAAGGAATATGGCCGCTACTTCCTGGGGGCCTTGCCTAAGCGTGACTATAAGCGATACACTCGGCAAACCCGCGATCAACTGCTGGGTATCGCGTAA
- a CDS encoding NAD(+) synthase: protein MPDKLGKHGFARVATASPELRVADVAFNVGAIVAAWQEFAAQGARLAVFPELCLTGYTCADLFLDATLRRAALEALATLRAASVKLPTAIVVGLPLESQNRLYNVAAVIGGGEILGLVPKTHLPNYTEFYEQRWFASANETLADVVEIDGDEVPFGADLLFDLGGESPCIVGVEICEDLWTVQPPSGKLALAGANVIVNPSASDELLGKADYRRALVTQQSARTYSAYLYAGAGPGESSTDLVYSGHCMIAESGRLLAESERFHFATQSLVADIDLDHLNQDRLRNSSFSESIVANEFRVIRASLGDASPALPLQRDVKRQPFVPSDPTRRAERCREIFAIQATGLAKRLRHTGTQKIVVGISGGLDSTLALLVAVEAFDKLGLDRAGIVAITMPGFGTTDRTKNNATQLIEVLGAELRTISIDAACRQHFADIGHDESEHNVVYENTQARERTQILMNVANQVGGFVLGTGDLSEAALGWCTYAGDHISMYHVNIGVPKTLVRYIVDWCADERYADVAQALLHDIAETPITPELLPLDDLGQLAQKTEETVGPYELHDFFLYYVVRFGYRPGKILFLATHAFDGAYDTVTIKHWLTTFYRRFFSQQFKRSCFTDGPKVGTVSLSPRGDWRMPSDAVSKLWLEEVEQWEE, encoded by the coding sequence GTGCCTGATAAACTAGGAAAGCATGGATTTGCCCGCGTCGCCACGGCCTCGCCCGAGCTTCGCGTGGCCGATGTCGCCTTTAACGTCGGGGCCATCGTGGCTGCCTGGCAAGAATTCGCCGCCCAGGGCGCGCGCCTGGCCGTCTTCCCCGAGCTATGCCTGACGGGGTACACCTGCGCCGACCTGTTTCTCGACGCCACCCTTCGCCGCGCCGCGCTGGAGGCCCTGGCCACGCTGCGCGCCGCGAGCGTCAAGCTGCCCACGGCCATCGTCGTCGGCCTGCCGCTGGAGTCGCAGAACCGCCTTTACAATGTGGCTGCAGTCATCGGCGGCGGTGAAATCCTCGGCCTCGTGCCCAAGACGCACCTGCCAAATTACACCGAATTTTACGAGCAACGCTGGTTCGCCTCGGCCAACGAAACGCTGGCCGACGTCGTGGAAATCGATGGCGACGAGGTGCCCTTTGGCGCAGACCTGCTCTTCGATCTCGGCGGTGAGTCGCCCTGCATCGTCGGCGTGGAAATCTGCGAAGACCTGTGGACCGTCCAGCCGCCCAGTGGCAAGCTGGCCCTCGCCGGGGCCAACGTGATCGTCAACCCATCCGCCAGCGATGAGCTGTTGGGCAAGGCCGACTATCGCCGCGCCCTCGTCACCCAGCAATCCGCCCGCACCTACAGCGCCTACCTCTACGCCGGTGCCGGCCCGGGCGAGTCCAGCACGGACCTGGTCTACTCCGGCCACTGCATGATCGCCGAGAGCGGCCGCCTGCTCGCCGAGAGCGAGCGTTTTCACTTTGCCACGCAAAGCTTGGTGGCGGATATCGACTTGGACCACCTCAACCAGGACCGCCTGCGCAACAGCAGTTTCTCCGAGTCGATCGTGGCCAACGAATTCCGCGTCATCCGCGCGAGCCTGGGCGACGCCTCCCCCGCCCTGCCGCTCCAGCGCGACGTGAAGCGCCAGCCCTTTGTGCCGAGCGACCCCACGCGCCGTGCCGAGCGTTGCCGTGAAATCTTCGCCATCCAAGCCACCGGCCTCGCCAAGCGCCTGCGCCACACCGGCACGCAAAAGATCGTGGTCGGCATCTCCGGCGGGCTCGACTCCACCCTCGCCCTGCTCGTGGCCGTGGAAGCCTTTGACAAACTGGGCCTCGACCGCGCCGGCATCGTCGCGATCACCATGCCCGGCTTTGGCACCACCGACCGCACGAAGAACAACGCCACGCAGCTAATCGAAGTCCTAGGCGCCGAGCTGCGGACCATTTCCATCGACGCCGCCTGCCGACAGCACTTTGCCGACATCGGCCACGACGAGTCCGAGCACAACGTCGTTTACGAAAACACGCAGGCCCGCGAGCGCACGCAAATCCTGATGAACGTGGCAAACCAGGTCGGCGGCTTCGTCCTCGGCACGGGGGATCTCTCCGAGGCCGCGCTCGGCTGGTGCACCTACGCTGGCGACCACATTTCGATGTATCACGTAAACATCGGCGTGCCCAAGACCCTCGTACGCTACATCGTCGACTGGTGCGCGGACGAGCGCTACGCCGACGTCGCCCAAGCCCTGCTCCACGACATCGCCGAGACCCCGATCACGCCCGAGCTGCTCCCGCTCGACGACCTCGGCCAGCTCGCCCAAAAGACCGAGGAAACCGTCGGACCCTACGAGCTACACGATTTCTTCCTCTACTACGTGGTGCGCTTCGGCTACCGCCCGGGCAAGATCCTCTTCCTGGCCACGCACGCCTTCGACGGCGCTTATGACACAGTCACGATCAAGCACTGGCTAACGACATTCTACCGCCGCTTCTTCTCGCAACAGTTCAAGCGCAGTTGCTTCACCGACGGCCCCAAAGTCGGCACCGTCTCCCTCTCCCCCCGCGGCGACTGGCGCATGCCCAGCGACGCCGTCAGCAAGCTCTGGCTGGAGGAAGTGGAGCAATGGGAGGAGTAA